A DNA window from Acinetobacter sp. 10FS3-1 contains the following coding sequences:
- a CDS encoding DUF924 family protein — MNYQDVLDFWFHADHQPFWFSKSLEFDQHIAQQFMSIHQQAARGELWCWRKSIAGRLAEIIVLDQFSRNLFRDSPQAFAQDPLALALAQETISLDLDKQLSPEQCSFLYMPFMHSESRLIHEYALELFQHLGNPVNLEFEKKHKVIIDRFGRYPHRNRILGRPSTAEELTFLTQPDSSF, encoded by the coding sequence CCATCAGCCCTTCTGGTTTAGCAAAAGTCTGGAATTTGATCAGCATATTGCACAACAATTCATGAGTATCCATCAACAGGCAGCTCGTGGCGAACTCTGGTGCTGGCGCAAAAGCATAGCAGGCCGACTGGCTGAAATTATTGTGTTGGATCAGTTTTCCCGTAATCTGTTTCGTGACTCTCCTCAGGCCTTTGCTCAGGATCCCTTGGCTCTGGCTCTGGCTCAGGAGACAATTAGCCTGGATCTGGACAAACAGCTCAGCCCGGAACAATGCAGTTTCCTGTACATGCCGTTCATGCATAGCGAATCCAGACTGATTCATGAATATGCCTTGGAGCTGTTCCAGCATCTGGGCAATCCGGTTAATCTGGAGTTTGAAAAAAAGCATAAGGTGATTATTGACCGCTTTGGGCGTTATCCTCACCGTAACCGGATTTTAGGTCGCCCATCGACCGCTGAAGAGTTAACTTTCCTGACCCAGCCAGACAGCAGTTTTTGA